From one Ignavibacteria bacterium genomic stretch:
- a CDS encoding RNA-binding protein, which yields MNIYVGNLPYSMDDNELRSVFTEYGTVESASVVRDKFTGRSRGFGFVEMPDSDGNAAIEATNGRSVAGRNLVVNEARPREQRPRMDRDRGPRN from the coding sequence ATGAATATTTATGTTGGTAACCTGCCATACTCGATGGACGACAATGAGCTTCGTTCGGTATTCACTGAGTACGGCACAGTTGAATCTGCCTCTGTGGTCAGAGATAAGTTTACAGGCCGCAGCCGTGGATTTGGTTTTGTAGAGATGCCAGACTCAGATGGCAACGCTGCAATCGAAGCCACAAACGGACGTAGTGTTGCTGGCAGGAACCTGGTTGTTAACGAGGCACGCCCACGCGAGCAACGCCCGCGTATGGATCGTGACCGCGGTCCTCGCAACTAA
- a CDS encoding superoxide dismutase, whose product MSSRRTFLSTTAAALAVPAVLSTGSIPVLAQTNHQTQPEKPTLPPLPYPYEALEPYIDAETMKLHHDKHHQGYVNGLIKAQDALEKARAQADYALIQHWSKQAAFHGGGHFLHSMFWQVMAPAGHGGGGNPSGTLEKAIVRSFGSVQAMKDQFSAAANAVEGSGWALLHYSRSNGQLLILQAENQHKLTQWNTIPLMGIDVWEHAYYLKYRNNKAAYVTNWWNIVNWAQVQKNYDDATKI is encoded by the coding sequence ATGAGCAGCCGACGCACATTCCTTTCCACTACTGCGGCAGCACTGGCAGTTCCCGCAGTTCTTTCCACAGGCAGCATCCCGGTCCTGGCACAAACAAATCATCAAACGCAACCCGAAAAGCCAACCCTTCCTCCGTTGCCCTATCCATACGAAGCATTAGAGCCGTACATTGATGCCGAAACAATGAAGCTGCACCACGATAAACACCACCAGGGGTATGTGAATGGGCTGATAAAGGCACAAGATGCATTGGAAAAGGCACGGGCACAGGCCGACTACGCCTTAATTCAGCACTGGTCAAAACAAGCCGCTTTTCATGGCGGCGGCCATTTCCTGCATTCGATGTTCTGGCAGGTAATGGCACCGGCCGGGCACGGCGGCGGTGGTAATCCGTCCGGTACACTCGAAAAGGCAATCGTTCGGAGCTTCGGGTCAGTTCAGGCAATGAAGGATCAGTTTTCTGCCGCTGCCAATGCGGTAGAAGGAAGCGGCTGGGCACTGCTGCATTACTCTCGGTCCAACGGACAACTATTGATTTTGCAGGCCGAAAACCAGCATAAACTCACCCAATGGAACACCATCCCGCTTATGGGTATCGACGTATGGGAGCATGCCTACTACCTGAAATACCGCAATAACAAAGCGGCCTACGTTACGAATTGGTGGAATATCGTTAACTGGGCCCAGGTTCAGAAAAACTACGATGATGCAACAAAAATCTGA
- the fbp gene encoding class 1 fructose-bisphosphatase, giving the protein MPLVKTSRLVTIERHIVEQGALHPSATGEFSRLLRDLTLAIRILAHDVRRSGLNDILGLTESTNVHGERVKRLDIHANDVIFRAMDHGGHLCVMASEEESGLIQIPDEYAKGKYVLVFDPLDGSSNIDVNVSIGTIFSIYRRLNQSDTSPGTEADVMQPGYKQVAAGYAMYGSSTQLVYTTGSGVDVFTYEPTIGEFLLTFEKLQIPKRGSIYSVNSGNSHKWSEGVRSYVRHLLEPSDDGQRPYSLRYVGTMVADIHRTLHYGGIFMYPADKTSPLGKLRLVYEVNPMSFIVEQAGGRATTGFERILDIIPSSLHQRIPCFMGSEEDVKELEQFLTQL; this is encoded by the coding sequence ATGCCCTTGGTAAAAACTTCGAGGTTGGTAACCATCGAGCGACACATTGTGGAGCAGGGCGCCCTGCATCCTTCGGCTACCGGAGAGTTTTCGAGATTACTGCGTGACCTGACGCTTGCAATACGGATACTTGCCCACGACGTGCGCCGCTCCGGTTTAAATGACATTCTGGGCCTTACCGAGTCCACCAACGTCCACGGTGAACGCGTAAAGCGCCTCGACATTCATGCCAATGATGTGATTTTCAGGGCCATGGACCATGGCGGGCACCTTTGTGTTATGGCATCGGAGGAAGAATCCGGCTTGATCCAAATTCCCGATGAGTATGCCAAAGGCAAGTATGTGCTGGTGTTCGACCCCCTGGATGGCTCCAGCAACATCGACGTTAACGTTTCGATAGGAACGATTTTTAGTATCTACCGTCGCCTTAACCAGTCCGACACCAGTCCCGGTACCGAGGCTGACGTGATGCAGCCGGGGTATAAGCAGGTTGCTGCCGGCTATGCCATGTATGGATCGAGTACGCAGCTTGTCTATACAACGGGTAGTGGAGTAGATGTATTCACGTACGAACCTACAATCGGCGAGTTTTTACTAACCTTCGAGAAGCTACAGATTCCCAAGCGCGGCAGTATTTACAGTGTAAACAGCGGCAACTCCCACAAGTGGAGCGAAGGGGTCCGCAGCTACGTCCGTCACCTGCTTGAACCCAGTGATGACGGGCAGAGGCCGTACTCGCTGAGGTATGTTGGAACAATGGTGGCTGATATTCATCGTACGCTGCACTATGGCGGCATTTTTATGTATCCTGCTGACAAGACGTCTCCCCTGGGCAAACTTCGGCTTGTGTACGAAGTAAACCCGATGTCGTTTATCGTCGAGCAGGCGGGTGGAAGGGCAACAACGGGGTTTGAACGTATTCTGGACATTATTCCCAGTTCGTTGCATCAGCGCATACCCTGTTTTATGGGCAGTGAAGAAGATGTAAAGGAACTGGAACAGTTTCTTACACAGTTATAA
- a CDS encoding universal stress protein, producing MFTVNSILVPIDFSENSIKALSMAKEIARGTGATLHLLHVVEPVVYPADWSYAQVGFADIELELQNNAETELGKQAAALEAENFKVVTKVQRGRASDEICGYARENNCSIISIGTHGRSGFEHFLFGSTTERVLRKAPCPVLSVRLNPTKES from the coding sequence ATGTTCACGGTTAACTCAATATTAGTACCGATTGATTTTTCGGAAAACAGCATTAAAGCGTTATCCATGGCAAAGGAGATTGCCCGGGGAACTGGAGCAACGCTGCATTTATTGCACGTGGTAGAACCCGTGGTGTATCCGGCTGACTGGAGTTACGCTCAAGTGGGCTTTGCCGACATTGAGTTGGAACTTCAGAACAACGCCGAAACGGAGCTTGGGAAACAGGCTGCAGCTCTTGAGGCAGAAAATTTTAAGGTTGTTACCAAGGTTCAGCGGGGAAGGGCCAGCGACGAGATTTGCGGTTATGCCAGGGAGAATAACTGTTCGATCATCTCGATAGGTACGCATGGACGCAGCGGTTTTGAACACTTTCTTTTTGGAAGCACCACGGAGCGAGTGCTTCGCAAAGCTCCGTGTCCGGTTCTCTCGGTACGTCTCAACCCAACAAAAGAGTCGTAG
- a CDS encoding thiamine diphosphokinase gives MIGIPTGAAPCLPIIHINVVDVIWKIVRLHFDRTLFDAVLCLNGAIDTDVIEQYFSNVPIIAADGAANTLYSRGIIPDMVVGDLDSVLDDTLEAVRPYSQIVQIVDQDITDFEKSLRVSQSQLWNRVLVTGLHGGDLEHTLNNWSVFYRYAQTQPLTILDGNRYVISVVDSLLVALQPGEIVSLIPQPSARISTSGLQWNLDDESLEMGIREGARNRITETEARIQIHQGSLLFVFNARLPFAPVLSD, from the coding sequence ATGATCGGTATCCCAACCGGTGCTGCACCTTGTTTACCAATCATCCATATTAACGTTGTTGATGTAATTTGGAAAATCGTGAGACTGCATTTCGATCGTACGTTGTTTGACGCTGTGCTCTGCCTGAACGGTGCTATAGATACTGATGTAATTGAGCAATACTTTAGTAATGTACCGATTATTGCTGCCGACGGTGCTGCCAACACACTTTACTCACGTGGGATAATCCCCGACATGGTAGTTGGCGATCTGGATTCGGTTCTCGATGACACCCTTGAGGCAGTTCGACCCTATTCGCAAATCGTTCAAATTGTGGATCAGGACATCACGGATTTCGAAAAATCCTTACGGGTTTCCCAGTCACAGTTATGGAATCGGGTACTGGTTACCGGACTGCACGGTGGCGATCTGGAACATACGCTGAACAACTGGTCGGTGTTTTACCGCTACGCCCAGACTCAGCCCCTTACCATCCTAGACGGAAACCGGTATGTGATTTCAGTGGTTGACAGCTTGTTGGTTGCTCTGCAGCCCGGCGAGATTGTCTCGCTTATTCCGCAGCCTTCGGCACGCATCAGTACCAGTGGACTACAGTGGAATCTTGATGACGAGAGCCTTGAAATGGGAATACGTGAGGGTGCAAGAAACAGAATCACCGAGACTGAAGCCCGGATACAAATTCATCAGGGCTCGCTACTTTTTGTGTTTAATGCCCGCCTGCCATTTGCACCTGTATTGTCCGATTAG
- a CDS encoding esterase yields the protein MRRDITTWWSPNLQKNMEIVAYGNYGPALLMFPSAAADYLEYERFHLIEAIEPIINSGKFKVYSINSINSESWLNNTMHPTDKAIRHQQYNNYVIEEVVPFIIRDCDGLVPIYTTGVSLGALHAVNSFLRRPDVFEGTIGMSGIYDLKAYTKGYFDENCYFNSPLDYMQNMEDPYWLNLMRSKRHLYLVSGRGSYEDPAASVVMGDTLTAKGVPHEVDLWGYEWGHDWPTWRAMLPHYLWSRF from the coding sequence ATGCGTCGTGACATCACAACCTGGTGGAGTCCTAACCTCCAAAAAAATATGGAAATCGTTGCCTATGGCAACTATGGACCGGCTCTGCTGATGTTCCCGAGTGCAGCTGCTGACTACCTTGAATACGAGCGGTTTCACCTGATCGAGGCTATTGAACCGATAATAAACTCCGGTAAGTTCAAGGTGTATTCAATTAACAGCATTAATTCCGAGAGCTGGCTGAATAACACCATGCATCCTACCGATAAGGCAATCCGGCACCAGCAGTACAACAACTATGTTATCGAAGAAGTTGTGCCGTTTATTATCCGCGACTGCGATGGTCTGGTTCCAATCTATACTACCGGCGTCTCACTGGGTGCCCTGCATGCAGTTAACTCGTTTTTACGCAGGCCTGATGTGTTTGAAGGCACAATCGGCATGAGTGGTATCTATGACTTAAAGGCATATACCAAGGGGTATTTTGACGAGAACTGTTACTTTAACTCGCCACTTGACTACATGCAGAACATGGAAGACCCATACTGGCTGAACCTGATGCGTTCAAAGCGTCACCTGTACCTTGTAAGCGGAAGAGGCTCCTACGAAGACCCTGCGGCATCAGTGGTCATGGGGGATACGCTTACAGCCAAGGGTGTCCCACACGAAGTTGACTTGTGGGGATATGAGTGGGGGCACGACTGGCCAACCTGGAGAGCAATGCTCCCTCACTACTTGTGGTCGCGGTTTTAA
- a CDS encoding formimidoylglutamase encodes MYKTIERLCTPPDAGEIFVSTNAEDPRLGNLVTPLTELKEPAPVRCAIIGVPQHIGVERNGGRPGAAAGPSAIRRSLYKMATSTVQHAFERKHIKLADCGNIDCEGKTLEQIHDEVHDVVRFLLQENIVPIVLGGGHDTAWPSLMAHGTMGKPFGIINIDAHADVRPLIDQSRAHSGSPFRQVLEYHGSLIPPGAMVEYGLQETAVAASHLQYLRQHKASVFMLGEARERTTARLAIGKAGVAERIHLSLDMDVFASAFSPGVSAPSADGLYPEQVAFLVRSTAQSGYLKSFDVVETCPPFDVDNRTAKLAATMIMQVVIGLAQ; translated from the coding sequence ATGTACAAGACAATTGAGCGATTGTGCACACCTCCTGACGCCGGCGAGATATTTGTTTCGACGAATGCCGAGGACCCCCGCCTTGGCAATCTGGTTACGCCGTTAACGGAACTGAAAGAACCGGCTCCTGTTCGGTGCGCTATAATCGGTGTACCACAGCATATCGGCGTTGAGCGAAATGGTGGACGCCCCGGTGCTGCAGCCGGTCCGTCTGCAATTCGCCGCTCACTGTACAAAATGGCAACCTCCACTGTTCAGCATGCATTTGAGCGAAAGCATATTAAACTAGCTGATTGTGGTAATATTGACTGTGAAGGGAAAACGCTTGAACAGATCCATGATGAAGTGCACGACGTTGTTCGGTTTCTTCTTCAGGAGAACATTGTCCCTATCGTTCTTGGAGGCGGACATGATACCGCCTGGCCATCGCTAATGGCACACGGTACCATGGGAAAACCATTTGGCATCATCAATATCGACGCACATGCCGACGTCAGGCCGTTAATTGATCAGTCAAGAGCTCACAGCGGGTCGCCTTTCAGACAGGTACTGGAGTATCACGGGTCACTGATTCCACCCGGTGCAATGGTTGAGTACGGACTTCAGGAAACCGCCGTGGCAGCCTCGCATTTACAATATCTGCGTCAGCATAAAGCAAGTGTATTCATGCTGGGTGAGGCCCGTGAACGTACTACTGCGCGGCTGGCAATTGGCAAGGCAGGTGTAGCGGAGCGAATCCATCTCTCTCTTGACATGGATGTATTTGCATCAGCCTTCTCACCCGGAGTAAGTGCTCCGTCGGCTGACGGACTTTATCCGGAGCAGGTAGCATTTCTGGTACGCAGTACAGCACAATCCGGCTACCTAAAATCTTTCGATGTTGTGGAGACATGTCCGCCCTTCGACGTTGACAACAGAACTGCCAAGTTAGCTGCGACCATGATAATGCAGGTAGTTATTGGTTTGGCACAGTAG
- a CDS encoding SDR family oxidoreductase: MKITKFERGLQDRVAIVTGAAEGNGRAFCERLVQEGAKVVIADIEDASAFAKELSEEGAQVLYVRADLTKAADARAVAEFALSAFNQIDILVHNVGYYHEEPFDLLSFEEWDKTLQITLHSAFHIIKAVLPAMKQQGYGRIITFSSDTVWLGTPYLTHYVTAKMGIIGLTRSLASEVGKYGITINTVSVGLTATQNADKGTVGVTMLQHIIPSQSVHRADEPEDIANVVAFLALPASGIITGQTINVDGGVAKH, translated from the coding sequence ATGAAGATTACTAAGTTCGAAAGGGGGCTCCAGGACAGAGTAGCAATTGTCACCGGTGCCGCCGAAGGCAATGGCCGAGCCTTTTGTGAGCGTCTGGTACAGGAAGGTGCCAAGGTTGTGATTGCCGATATCGAGGATGCATCTGCATTTGCCAAAGAACTATCGGAGGAAGGGGCTCAGGTTCTGTATGTACGAGCGGACCTCACGAAGGCAGCAGATGCCCGTGCTGTAGCAGAGTTTGCTTTAAGCGCCTTTAACCAAATCGATATTCTTGTTCATAACGTTGGTTATTATCACGAAGAGCCTTTTGATCTGCTGTCGTTCGAAGAGTGGGATAAAACTCTGCAGATCACACTGCATTCGGCCTTCCACATCATTAAAGCCGTCCTCCCTGCAATGAAGCAGCAAGGTTATGGACGGATTATCACGTTTTCCAGCGATACCGTCTGGCTGGGAACTCCATACCTTACCCATTACGTTACCGCCAAGATGGGCATCATTGGCCTGACACGATCACTTGCCTCCGAAGTTGGCAAATACGGAATAACCATTAACACCGTTAGCGTGGGTTTAACGGCAACACAGAATGCCGACAAAGGAACGGTAGGCGTTACCATGCTGCAACACATTATCCCAAGCCAGAGCGTACACCGTGCCGATGAGCCGGAAGATATTGCCAATGTGGTTGCATTCCTTGCACTACCGGCTTCGGGTATTATTACCGGTCAGACAATTAATGTTGACGGTGGAGTAGCAAAACACTAA
- a CDS encoding pyridoxal phosphate-dependent aminotransferase family protein, which translates to MDLFQKCFDFTRADDVKKAGLYPYFRPVEENEGPVVRLEGRDVIMAGSNNYLGLTADPRVKKAAKDAIDRYGTGCSGSRYLTGTINLHVELEKRLAAYLGYEDVLLFSTGYQTALGTVSALVQKGDYVVSDKENHACIISAALLAKGGFAQFARYQHNDMADLDRVLAKIPSDAGILIVTDGVFSVSGELVNLPEMVDVAEKYGARILVDDAHATGVVGVGGRGTASHYGLTSRTHMTMGTFSKTFASLGGFVAGPERVTNYLKHHSPALIFSASPTPASVASTLAALEILEAEPWRIEKLLSNADKMRDGFKAMGYTVIDSRTGIVPVVLGDVEKTLFFWRQLYDRGVFVNAFIPPGVPPNLSMLRTSYMATHEDHHLDKILEVFGEVGRNLGMIP; encoded by the coding sequence GTGGACTTATTTCAAAAATGCTTTGATTTTACCCGTGCCGACGATGTTAAAAAAGCCGGCCTATATCCGTATTTCCGTCCCGTAGAAGAAAACGAGGGACCTGTGGTCAGGTTAGAAGGACGTGACGTTATTATGGCAGGCTCTAACAACTACCTTGGTCTGACTGCCGACCCCCGGGTAAAAAAAGCAGCCAAGGATGCCATTGACCGTTACGGGACGGGCTGTTCCGGCTCACGGTATCTGACCGGAACGATTAACCTGCACGTGGAACTCGAAAAACGTCTGGCCGCCTATCTTGGCTACGAAGACGTATTGCTGTTTTCCACCGGGTATCAGACAGCACTCGGCACGGTATCGGCACTTGTTCAAAAAGGTGACTATGTTGTCAGCGACAAAGAAAACCATGCCTGCATTATAAGTGCAGCACTCCTCGCAAAAGGGGGCTTTGCGCAGTTTGCACGGTACCAGCATAACGATATGGCTGACCTGGACAGAGTGCTTGCCAAGATCCCGTCCGATGCAGGGATACTCATTGTCACCGACGGGGTTTTCAGCGTCAGCGGCGAACTGGTAAACCTTCCTGAAATGGTTGACGTTGCTGAGAAATACGGCGCCCGGATACTTGTTGACGATGCTCACGCCACGGGTGTTGTTGGTGTGGGCGGACGTGGCACGGCAAGCCACTACGGGCTTACCTCACGTACGCACATGACGATGGGAACGTTCTCGAAAACGTTTGCGTCGCTTGGTGGTTTTGTGGCAGGACCTGAGCGCGTAACCAATTACCTTAAGCATCATTCACCGGCACTGATTTTTAGTGCATCGCCAACACCGGCTTCGGTGGCCTCGACGCTTGCAGCTCTTGAGATTCTTGAAGCTGAACCGTGGCGGATTGAAAAACTTCTTTCAAACGCCGATAAAATGCGCGACGGCTTTAAAGCCATGGGCTATACGGTAATAGACAGTCGAACCGGAATTGTACCCGTGGTACTGGGCGATGTAGAGAAAACCCTCTTCTTCTGGCGTCAGCTGTACGACAGAGGTGTGTTCGTGAATGCCTTTATTCCTCCGGGAGTACCACCCAACCTGTCGATGCTTCGTACCAGCTACATGGCCACCCACGAAGACCACCACCTGGATAAGATTCTTGAAGTGTTTGGTGAAGTTGGCAGGAACCTGGGTATGATTCCGTAA
- a CDS encoding carbonic anhydrase produces MQDVERLLENNKNWRAEKLAADPEFFKALAHNQEPNFLWIGCSDSRVPAEYITGAEPGELFVHRNVANLVISTDYNLLAVLQYAVNVLKVKHIIVCGHYNCGGIRAAMQKTDLGEINNWLQPIKNIYRLYEKELESFPTEQERIRRLVELNVVEQTRHLSYYSLIQRAWHEENRPILHGWVYDIGKGLINPICRLKPGYTDIDINTYNF; encoded by the coding sequence ATGCAAGATGTAGAACGACTACTTGAGAACAATAAAAACTGGCGTGCCGAAAAGCTGGCAGCAGATCCGGAGTTCTTTAAAGCCCTGGCTCATAATCAGGAGCCGAATTTCCTGTGGATTGGATGCTCCGATAGCCGCGTTCCGGCTGAATACATAACAGGTGCAGAGCCCGGTGAGCTGTTTGTGCACAGGAATGTGGCAAACTTAGTCATTAGCACCGACTATAATCTTCTGGCAGTTTTACAATATGCCGTGAATGTGCTGAAGGTGAAGCACATTATTGTATGCGGACACTACAACTGCGGTGGCATACGGGCAGCAATGCAAAAAACCGATCTTGGTGAGATAAACAACTGGCTACAGCCCATAAAAAATATCTACAGGCTGTATGAGAAAGAGCTGGAATCCTTTCCTACCGAGCAGGAACGCATCCGCCGACTGGTAGAGCTTAACGTTGTGGAACAAACACGTCACCTGTCATACTATTCGCTGATTCAGCGGGCATGGCACGAAGAAAACCGCCCAATCCTGCACGGATGGGTGTATGACATAGGGAAGGGGCTTATAAATCCAATTTGTCGGCTAAAGCCGGGTTATACCGATATCGATATAAACACTTACAACTTCTAG